The region TGCCTGCAAGTACTTCAACAGGTGAATGCTGTGGTATTATGAATCTGGGAGGGTTTGAGTGAGATACGAGCGTGTTAAAGGAACAGTGGATATCTTTGGACAGGATATACCTTACTGGTATTTTGTTGAGCAAAGAGCAATTCAAGTTGCTCTGCTTTTCGGTTATAAAGAAATACGTACTCCAGTGTTTGAGCAAACGGAGCTTTTTGCCAGAAGTGTTGGCCAGGAAACAGATATAGTCCAGAAAGAAATGTATACCTTTACTGATAAAGGTGGAAGAAGTATAACTCTCAGGCCTGAAGGTACTGCTCCAACAATAAGGGCATTTCTCGAAAATTCCATGATTAACCTTGGATTACCTCAGCGGTTTTACTATCTTGGTCCGATGTTTCGATATGAGAGACCCCAGGCTGGTAGGCTGAGGCAGTTCCATCAGTTTGGCATTGAATTGATAGGATCAGCTGATCCTGCAGCAGATGTGGAAACTATTCAGCTTGCTAAAATGTTTCTGGATTCACTCGAACTGAAAAAATACAAAATATACATAAATTCCATAGGATGCCAGGAGTGCAGAAGAGCTTATAAAGAAGCTCTCAGAAGTTACTACGAACATCACTATGACCACATATGCGATGATTGCAAAAGGCGGTTTGAGACAAATATAATGAGGCTTCTTGACTGCAAAGTAGACATTAATGTAGCAAAACAGGCCCCAAAAATTTCAGATTACCTGTGTGATCATTGTAGAGATCATTACGAGAGCATCAAACAAATGCTCACAGATCTTCGTGTTTATTTCCATGAAGATAGCAGTTTAGTGAGAGGACTGGATTATTACACACGTACAGTTTTTGAAATAAAACACGAATCACTTGGGGCTCAGAGTACCATACTGGCTGGCGGAAGATATGATGGATTGTGTAAAGAGCTTGGTGGCCATGATATACCCTCCCTTGGATTTGCATCTGGCATAGAAAGATTAATTTTAGCTGTAAAAGCTGAGGAGATCGAGATTCCAAAGCCTCCATACTGTGATGTTTATATAGCTTCTATTGGTAAGCAAGCACGGGTAAAGGCTTTTCAGATCGCGCAAGGTCTCAGGTTGTGTAAGATACCAGTGATAAGTGATGTTAATTCAAGATCTTTAAAGGCGCAATTAAAGCATGCAGACAAACTTGGGGCTATTTTAGCAATAATAATAGGAGAGAATGAGTTGGCCCAGTCGACCGTTCAGGTGAAAAATTTGCTCACTGAGACTCAGTCTGAAGTTGAGTTTGATTATGTTGTCGATTATGTTTTGGATCTGTTGAAAGTTGAAGGGAGGAAAGGCCGTGGATTTCGAGAGGGAAATAACACTTGAATTGGTTAGGGTTACCGAAGCAGCAGCAATAGTTTCGAGTTTGCAGCTTGGGCGTGGAGATGTCATAGCTGTTGATAAAGCGGCTGTAGATGCAATGCGTGGTATGTTCGATTATATAGATGTCAAAGGAACTGTTGTGATAGGGGAAGGGGAGAAAGATAAAGCCCCCATGCTTTATATTGGGGAAAAAGTTGGAAATTGGTCGAAAGATTCGCCTGAACTCGACATAGCTGTCGATCCTGTTGATGGGACAAAGCTTGTCGCATACGGTTTGCCAAATGCCATAAGTGTTGTCGCAGCTTGTGAAAAAGGGCATATACCTTTTATTCCAACGTATTATTCGATGAAATTGGCTGTAGGACCGGAACTTGCTGGAAAACTTGATTTGAATTCGCCGCTCAGAGAAAACCTGAAAGTAGCTGCTGCGGCGCTTGGGATAAGTGTGAATGAGTTAACCGTAGTTGTGCTGAACAGAGAAAGACACAGACGGTTAATAGATGATATAAGAAAATTTGGGGCAAGAATCAAATTGATAAGTGATGGAGATATAGCAGCTGCGATTGCAACAGCTATGCCAGAATCATCTGTAGATATCTATGTTGGTATTGGAGGAACGCCGGAAGGTATCTTAGCAGCAGCCGCTCTGAAAACTCTCGGTGGAGAAATACAGATAAAACCTCATCCTGTAAATGATGAAGAAAAGGAGAAATTGCAACAGACAGGTTTTGATTTAGAAAAAGTGTATTTTACAGATGAGCTTGTAGGTGAAAATACAATATTTGC is a window of Pseudothermotoga elfii DSM 9442 = NBRC 107921 DNA encoding:
- the hisS gene encoding histidine--tRNA ligase; this translates as MRYERVKGTVDIFGQDIPYWYFVEQRAIQVALLFGYKEIRTPVFEQTELFARSVGQETDIVQKEMYTFTDKGGRSITLRPEGTAPTIRAFLENSMINLGLPQRFYYLGPMFRYERPQAGRLRQFHQFGIELIGSADPAADVETIQLAKMFLDSLELKKYKIYINSIGCQECRRAYKEALRSYYEHHYDHICDDCKRRFETNIMRLLDCKVDINVAKQAPKISDYLCDHCRDHYESIKQMLTDLRVYFHEDSSLVRGLDYYTRTVFEIKHESLGAQSTILAGGRYDGLCKELGGHDIPSLGFASGIERLILAVKAEEIEIPKPPYCDVYIASIGKQARVKAFQIAQGLRLCKIPVISDVNSRSLKAQLKHADKLGAILAIIIGENELAQSTVQVKNLLTETQSEVEFDYVVDYVLDLLKVEGRKGRGFREGNNT
- the glpX gene encoding class II fructose-bisphosphatase, yielding MDFEREITLELVRVTEAAAIVSSLQLGRGDVIAVDKAAVDAMRGMFDYIDVKGTVVIGEGEKDKAPMLYIGEKVGNWSKDSPELDIAVDPVDGTKLVAYGLPNAISVVAACEKGHIPFIPTYYSMKLAVGPELAGKLDLNSPLRENLKVAAAALGISVNELTVVVLNRERHRRLIDDIRKFGARIKLISDGDIAAAIATAMPESSVDIYVGIGGTPEGILAAAALKTLGGEIQIKPHPVNDEEKEKLQQTGFDLEKVYFTDELVGENTIFAATGITNGEFLSGVKFHRRKAITDSIVMRSRSRTIRHIVAYHDLEHKTIPLKSEGEVRLLNYSQMRLT